Proteins from a genomic interval of Scomber scombrus chromosome 11, fScoSco1.1, whole genome shotgun sequence:
- the LOC133990844 gene encoding protein patched homolog 1-like: MSLEDGDRRLPRELCGGVREITHHWCQEKCLEAVRFTLVDGAISTLLGVLMLAGSEFDFIMRYFFAVLAILTVLGMLNGLVLLPVLLSMMGPPAEVTPVDNASRLPTPSPEPPLPPPMAHHGYYTSHHNPRAARQQAFSESSDSEYYSEMTTTSGIGDEDYKYCDRSAYIATHTSVPPATSHILLEASKNPTFPKLTVVKPFRENATGTGGRIEPASESSHNTQSPLSSQVMCWDGNKREQQQGQRLPSDRAHFPGRTCQSGPRLQNGRGPQPNRTKGPSYINSNSALPMQQGSTGGAVTMVTATASVTVAVHPTLPGAAYQGYMHEGFDTDSESDCFEAAKRTCGDKKNFSSCKRDSLVLQDLEATQGQAELGGLRIQAAKDC, encoded by the exons ATGTCACTAGAGGACGGGGACAGGCGGCTTCCACGGGAGCTGTGTGGAGGTGTCAGAGAAATCACACACCACTGGTGTCAGGAGAAGTGTTTGGAGGCCGTGCGCTTCACTT TGGTTGACGGAGCGATCTCTACGCTGCTGGGCGTTCTCATGCTGGCAGGGTCAGAGTTTGACTTCATCATGAG GTATTTCTTTGCTGTTTTGGCCATCCTGACTGTTTTGGGAATGCTGAATGGCTTGGTTCTCCTGCCAGTCCTCCTGTCCATGATGGGCCCTCCGGCTGAGGTCACGCCAGTTGACAATGCCAGCCGTCTGCCCACACCTTCCCCAGAACCTCCACTGCCTCCACCGATGGCCCACCATGGGTACTACACAAGCCATCACAACCCCCGGGCAGCTCGCCAGCAAGCTTTTTCTGAGTCGTCAGATTCTGAGTATTACTCGGAGATGACCACCACGTCAGGGATCGGGGATGAGGATTATAAGTACTGTGACCGAAGCGCATACATAGCAACACACACCAGCGTTCCACCTGCTACATCTCACATACTGCTGGAAGCCAGCAAGAACCCCACCTTCCCCAAGCTTACG gTGGTGAAGCCATTCAGAGAAAACGCAACGGGCACAGGTGGAAGGATAGAACCAGCAAGTGAAtcttcacacaacacacagtcaCCTCTAAGCTCCCAGGTTATGTGCTGGGATGGAAACAAGCGGGAACAGCAGCAGGGCCAACGTTTGCCCAGCGACAGAGCTCACTTTCCTGGAAGGACTTGTCAAAGCGGCCCCAGGCTTCAGAATGGCAGAGGGCCTCAGCCAAACAGGACTAAAGGGCCGAGCTATATCAATAGCAACTCTGCCTTGCCAATGCAACAAGGCTCCACTGGGGGagctgttactatggttacGGCCACAGCCTCCGTGACGGTGGCTGTGCATCCGACCTTGCCGGGGGCGGCATACCAGGGCTACATGCATGAAGGTTTTGACACAGACAGCGAGTCAGACTGTTTTGAGGCTGCTAAGAGGACTTGTggtgacaaaaaaaacttttcttcaTGTAAGAGAGACTCTCTAGTGCTCCAGGACTTGGAAGCAACACAGGGCCAGGCAGAGCTTG GTGGGTTGAGGATCCAGGCAGCCAAAGATTGCTAG
- the LOC133990845 gene encoding protein patched homolog 1-like translates to MASDRGVPGAGVFGDLPPSYTRSQPPTNPDLLRRPSYCHAAFALKQISKGKAVGQKAPLWIRARFQALLFSLGCHIQRHCGKVLFIGLLVFGALSVGLRVAAIETDIEQLWVEVPGLIPAADGLCEWLAIFEGSDPSPLGSLCGP, encoded by the exons ATGGCCTCGGATCGCGGGGTCCCAGGGGCCGGCGTCTTTGGAGATTTACCCCCGAGTTATACGCGCTCCCAGCCGCCTACGAACCCAGACCTGCTCCGGAGACCGAGCTACTGCCACGCTGCTTTCGCACTTAAACAGATCTCAAAG GGGAAGGCGGTAGGTCAGAAAGCTCCTCTGTGGATCCGGGCGAGGTTCCAGGCCCTCCTGTTCTCTCTGGGCTGCCACATCCAGAGGCACTGTGGGAAGGTTCTCTTTATTGGACTCTTAGTATTCGGGGCTCTTTCCGTGGGACTCAGAGTCGCAGCCATCGAAACAGACATCGAGCAGCTATGGGTGGAAG TGCCGGGGCTGATCCCCGCAGCAGATGGACTGTGTGAATGGTTAGCCATCTTTGAGGGCTCTGACCCCTCCCCCCTCGGCTCCCTGTGTGGTCCCTAA